A part of Thermoplasmata archaeon genomic DNA contains:
- a CDS encoding potassium-transporting ATPase subunit F, protein MSWFSALADHSGLVALTVVAIGLTVYLLYVMIHPERI, encoded by the coding sequence ATGAGCTGGTTCTCCGCGCTCGCCGACCACAGCGGGCTCGTCGCGCTGACCGTGGTCGCCATCGGTCTGACCGTCTACCTCCTCTACGTCATGATCCATCCCGAGAGGATCTGA
- a CDS encoding DEAD/DEAH box helicase, producing the protein MGGQRHLEEFGLEPAPPIAVGRTRPPALPGTWATERGHVRHPLVRPEEIRALPFQIDLARIALDEDLLVVLPTGLGKTVIAALVAAEVLRRDPGKVLVLAPTRPLVRQHAESFARWLVPMRSARFTGTVARPQREGTWEDAELVFATPEVVQNDLAAGRYALTDVALVVFDEAHHAVGKYAYVPIAARYRTDRGAGGRVLGLTASPGGRIERIEEVVGALGVGRVEARTRDEPGVAEHVQPVAIDACWVDLPPEAARIQASLAEAARATARKLQKMGYLRRKPIGSLSVKDLLALRAEIFARPGAMVRRFGPLFHQLVLLHLHHAQERLETQGVEPFLQYLARVAAKEKPARGDTAFLKLPEVARARAEAEAYLSGTRQPSHPKLDALVELVRSTLARPAGHPPRILVFAQYRDTIQGIRSQLELQGWTVGRFVGQATRDADDRGMSQTEQARVLDAFRAGRFPILVASSVAEEGLDVPDVDLVVFFESVPSEIRAIQRRGRTGRSSLGRVVLLLTRETRDARYQVAEVRREKAMRRIVRRLSAEARRRRESGAGPLSTSRSGPAPAESGL; encoded by the coding sequence GTGGGCGGCCAGCGTCACCTCGAGGAGTTCGGCCTGGAGCCGGCGCCCCCGATCGCCGTCGGGCGGACGCGACCGCCAGCGCTGCCGGGGACCTGGGCGACCGAGCGGGGCCACGTCCGCCACCCGCTCGTGCGCCCGGAGGAGATCCGGGCGCTCCCGTTCCAGATCGATCTCGCCCGCATCGCGCTGGACGAGGACCTCCTGGTCGTCCTGCCGACGGGTCTGGGCAAGACCGTCATCGCGGCGCTCGTCGCGGCCGAGGTGCTGCGGCGGGATCCGGGCAAGGTGCTCGTGCTGGCGCCCACCCGACCTCTCGTCCGCCAGCACGCGGAGTCGTTCGCGCGCTGGCTCGTCCCGATGCGTTCGGCCCGCTTCACCGGCACGGTGGCCCGGCCCCAGCGCGAGGGGACGTGGGAGGACGCCGAGCTCGTCTTCGCGACGCCCGAGGTCGTCCAGAACGACCTCGCCGCCGGTCGCTACGCACTCACCGACGTCGCGCTGGTGGTCTTCGACGAAGCGCACCACGCGGTCGGCAAGTATGCCTACGTGCCGATCGCCGCCCGCTACCGGACCGATCGAGGGGCGGGCGGTCGGGTCCTCGGGTTGACCGCGTCGCCCGGCGGTCGCATCGAGCGCATCGAGGAGGTCGTCGGCGCCCTCGGCGTCGGCCGGGTCGAGGCCCGCACCCGGGACGAGCCGGGCGTTGCGGAGCATGTCCAGCCCGTCGCGATCGACGCCTGCTGGGTCGACCTGCCGCCCGAGGCGGCGCGCATCCAGGCGTCGCTCGCCGAGGCGGCCCGCGCGACCGCCCGCAAGCTGCAGAAGATGGGCTACCTGCGCCGCAAGCCGATCGGGTCGCTCTCGGTCAAGGACCTCCTCGCGCTGCGGGCCGAGATCTTCGCTCGCCCGGGGGCGATGGTCCGTCGCTTCGGTCCCCTGTTCCACCAGCTCGTCCTCCTCCACCTGCACCACGCGCAGGAGCGGCTCGAGACCCAGGGGGTCGAGCCGTTCCTCCAGTATCTTGCTCGCGTCGCCGCGAAGGAGAAACCGGCCCGCGGCGACACCGCCTTCCTCAAGCTCCCCGAGGTCGCCCGCGCCCGGGCGGAGGCCGAGGCGTATCTTTCGGGTACGCGCCAGCCGTCGCACCCGAAGCTCGATGCCCTCGTGGAGCTGGTGCGGTCGACGCTCGCCCGCCCGGCCGGCCACCCGCCGCGCATCCTCGTCTTCGCGCAGTACCGCGACACGATCCAGGGCATTCGGTCCCAGCTCGAGCTCCAGGGATGGACCGTGGGCCGATTCGTCGGGCAGGCGACGCGCGACGCCGACGACCGCGGGATGAGCCAGACGGAGCAGGCCCGCGTCCTCGACGCGTTCCGCGCCGGCCGGTTCCCGATACTGGTGGCGAGCAGTGTCGCAGAAGAGGGGCTCGACGTGCCCGATGTCGACCTCGTCGTCTTCTTCGAGTCGGTGCCGAGCGAGATCCGCGCGATCCAGCGCCGGGGGCGGACCGGTCGCAGCTCGCTCGGTCGCGTCGTGCTGCTCCTCACCCGGGAGACCCGGGACGCACGCTACCAGGTCGCCGAGGTCCGCCGCGAGAAGGCGATGCGACGGATCGTTCGCCGCCTCTCCGCGGAGGCCCGCCGTCGGCGGGAGTCCGGGGCCGGCCCACTCAGCACCTCCCGCTCGGGGCCCGCGCCCGCCGAGTCCGGACTATAA